A genomic segment from Streptomyces antibioticus encodes:
- a CDS encoding helix-turn-helix domain-containing protein, giving the protein MRHPEGAVAPDAVDARLAARLAILRAEHGWSLGEVAERSGISRSTLSRAERAEISPTAALLNRLCQVYGLTMSRLLSEVEGEPAPLLRATDQSVWLDRTSGFERRSVSPPHPALRGELVEARLAPGADLAYDRPPVPGLEQHIWVLEGALEVTERDAAHRLGPGDCLRLRVWGPTRFRCPGDTEARYLLAVVLP; this is encoded by the coding sequence ATGAGACACCCCGAGGGAGCGGTGGCTCCCGACGCCGTCGACGCCCGGCTCGCCGCCCGTCTGGCCATCCTGCGCGCCGAACACGGCTGGTCCCTGGGCGAGGTGGCGGAGCGCAGCGGCATCAGCCGCTCGACCCTGTCCCGGGCCGAGCGCGCCGAGATCAGCCCCACCGCCGCCCTGCTCAACCGGCTCTGTCAGGTCTACGGACTGACCATGTCCCGGCTGCTCAGCGAGGTCGAGGGGGAACCCGCGCCCTTGCTGCGCGCCACCGACCAGTCCGTCTGGCTGGACCGGACCTCCGGCTTCGAACGGCGCTCGGTGTCCCCGCCGCACCCCGCGCTGCGCGGCGAACTGGTCGAGGCGCGGCTCGCCCCGGGCGCCGACCTCGCCTACGACCGGCCGCCCGTGCCCGGCCTCGAACAGCACATCTGGGTGCTGGAGGGCGCCCTGGAGGTGACCGAGCGGGACGCCGCCCACCGGCTCGGCCCGGGCGACTGTCTGCGGCTGCGGGTCTGGGGGCCGACCCGGTTCCGGTGCCCGGGCGACACGGAGGCGCGGTACCTGCTGGCGGTGGTGTTGCCGTGA
- a CDS encoding GNAT family N-acetyltransferase — translation MTTVRLDAAGLLDRAADLAGLLVDTVRGGASIGFLAPLDHADAVLWWRDRARAVAAGDLAVWTAEEGGRVVGTVGLAFPDKPNSRHRAELVKLMVHGDLRGKGLGRALLDTAERAAVAAGVTLLHLDTETDSPAERLYRGAGWTLAGVIPDYAASPDGVLRPTSLYYKSVAPG, via the coding sequence GTGACGACCGTCCGCCTCGACGCCGCCGGGCTCCTCGACCGGGCCGCCGATCTGGCCGGGCTGCTGGTCGACACCGTGCGCGGCGGCGCCTCGATCGGCTTCCTCGCGCCCCTCGACCACGCCGACGCCGTCCTGTGGTGGCGGGACCGGGCCCGTGCGGTGGCCGCCGGTGACCTCGCCGTCTGGACGGCCGAGGAGGGCGGCCGGGTCGTCGGCACGGTCGGCCTGGCCTTCCCGGACAAGCCCAACAGCCGCCACCGCGCCGAACTGGTCAAGCTGATGGTCCACGGCGACCTGCGCGGCAAGGGCCTCGGCCGCGCCCTCCTCGACACCGCCGAGCGGGCCGCCGTCGCCGCCGGGGTCACCCTGCTCCACCTGGACACCGAGACCGACAGCCCCGCCGAACGGCTCTATCGCGGCGCCGGCTGGACCCTGGCCGGGGTGATCCCCGACTACGCGGCGAGCCCGGACGGCGTGCTGCGGCCGACCAGCCTGTACTACAAGAGCGTCGCCCCGGGGTGA
- a CDS encoding MmcQ/YjbR family DNA-binding protein yields the protein MPDAEDVRRVALSLPDTTEKTAWSMPTFRVAGKMFATLPEDETSLAVRCPKEERDELVLAEPEKFWIADHEAQFAWVRARLAAVEDERELRDILADSWRQAAPPHLLESYPELGLPAPE from the coding sequence ATGCCCGACGCAGAAGACGTACGCCGTGTCGCCCTCTCCCTGCCGGACACGACCGAGAAGACCGCCTGGAGCATGCCCACGTTCCGGGTCGCGGGGAAGATGTTCGCCACCCTGCCCGAGGACGAGACGTCCCTCGCGGTGCGCTGCCCCAAGGAGGAGCGCGACGAACTGGTGCTCGCCGAGCCCGAGAAGTTCTGGATCGCGGACCACGAGGCCCAGTTCGCCTGGGTCCGCGCCCGGCTCGCCGCCGTCGAGGACGAACGGGAACTGCGCGACATCCTCGCCGACTCCTGGCGCCAGGCGGCCCCGCCCCACCTCCTGGAGTCCTACCCCGAGCTGGGCCTCCCCGCCCCGGAGTGA
- a CDS encoding Fic family protein, with amino-acid sequence MLFPTPALNAEDQRVLGEIEDLRRSLRLQVRSTPTKWTEGLRKFLTADAVAASNSIEGFKVSTVDVEDLLEGERDVDVSDEDREETLAYQRMMAYIQTLHDVADFRYSKELLNALHWMLQGHRHGPRKPAGQWRRGAVYVTDARDPSIAAYTAPDAADVPTLTGELVEWLNTDDGTHPLVRAAMAHLHLVAIHPWADGNGRMSRSLQTLVIAREGELAPEFSSIEAWLGRPGNTWEYYRELQRRGATYRPDQDVSDWVRFNLTAYHQQAQTVRSRLDRSSQVWRVLGEFATVRGLEERVVSALHDVAMSGRVRRTRYERAEDLSLQRAQRDLRDLVAADVLTPVGRTRARFYIAGPAFPEPALEAARTPLPLTDPYVH; translated from the coding sequence ATGCTCTTCCCCACGCCTGCGCTGAACGCCGAGGATCAGCGCGTTCTCGGTGAGATCGAAGACCTTCGCCGCTCGCTGCGCCTGCAGGTCCGGTCCACTCCGACGAAGTGGACCGAAGGGCTGCGCAAGTTCCTGACCGCGGACGCGGTGGCGGCCTCCAACTCGATCGAGGGCTTCAAAGTGTCCACGGTCGACGTCGAGGACCTCCTGGAGGGCGAGCGGGATGTCGACGTCTCGGACGAGGACCGCGAAGAGACGCTCGCCTATCAGCGGATGATGGCCTACATCCAGACGCTGCACGATGTCGCGGACTTCCGTTACAGCAAGGAATTGCTCAACGCGCTCCACTGGATGCTTCAGGGACACCGGCACGGCCCGCGCAAGCCGGCCGGGCAGTGGCGGCGCGGAGCGGTGTATGTGACGGACGCCCGCGATCCCAGCATCGCGGCGTACACGGCACCGGATGCGGCCGATGTTCCCACGCTGACGGGGGAATTGGTCGAGTGGCTGAACACGGACGACGGCACCCACCCGCTGGTACGGGCCGCCATGGCGCATCTGCATCTCGTTGCCATCCATCCGTGGGCGGACGGCAACGGCCGTATGTCCCGGTCGCTGCAGACACTCGTGATCGCGAGAGAGGGAGAACTGGCCCCGGAGTTCTCCTCGATCGAGGCTTGGCTGGGGCGCCCCGGCAACACCTGGGAGTACTACCGCGAGTTGCAGCGCCGGGGGGCCACCTACCGCCCCGACCAGGACGTCTCCGACTGGGTGCGGTTCAACCTCACCGCGTACCACCAGCAGGCGCAGACCGTACGCAGCCGCCTGGATCGTTCGAGTCAGGTGTGGCGTGTGCTCGGAGAGTTCGCCACCGTCCGAGGACTTGAGGAGAGGGTGGTCTCGGCGCTGCACGACGTGGCGATGTCCGGACGGGTACGTCGTACCCGTTACGAACGAGCGGAGGACCTGAGTCTCCAGCGGGCTCAGCGCGACCTCCGGGACCTGGTCGCGGCTGATGTCCTCACACCGGTCGGCCGCACCCGCGCCCGCTTCTACATCGCCGGCCCCGCCTTCCCGGAGCCGGCGCTGGAAGCGGCCCGGACACCGCTGCCACTGACCGATCCGTACGTGCACTGA